Proteins co-encoded in one Nematostella vectensis chromosome 15, jaNemVect1.1, whole genome shotgun sequence genomic window:
- the LOC5502685 gene encoding synaptotagmin-1 has translation MPVKSSVVLIIVVGVSTALASAFFIVFCKCIWVWWKYKRSRQPVAKDYETYAITHHTKWPAEYTYQTYENVPSDADSVESEDPYIIETPGDYGKLLLQLDYSTEDDVLIVGVVQGKGVICKTSVQTAQIYPVVQIYDENDRMLDERKIEIQPMTFEPQWNEEVLFALSGRPVTSLNVQVRLYELDSFSNQHVIGCIKLPLAEQSFEESRADWYDLEDEHKIECDYVGEVLLSLNYFPTTQRLTIVVLKARNLKIDNVSGLWGPLVKVFFHVNKRRVGRKRTAMQKKTFNPVYNEAFAFKVSQEAMPKITFRILVVSKTSHGQDEVLGHVTLGQNVIGSGFSHWSHMLATLRKPVAMWHPIIPFT, from the exons TGCCTGTCAAATCCTCGGTAGTCCTCATTATCGTCGTAGGCGTGTCTACTGCCCTCGCCAGCGCCTTCTTCATCGTCTTCTGCAAATGTATCTGGGTCTGGTGGAAATACAAGCGAAGTAGGCAGCCAGTTGCTAAGGACTATGAGACCTATGCCATCACACATCACACCAAATGGCCAGCGGAGTATACCTATCAAACCTACGAGAATGTTCCATCGGATGCAGATAGTGTTGAAAGTGAAGACCCCTATATCATTGAGACCCCGGGGGATTATGGGAAGCTGTTGTTGCAGTTGGACTATAGTACGGAGGACGATGTACTGATTGTGGGGGTGGTACAGGGGAAAGGAGTTATCTGTAAGACAAGTGTCCAAACCGCTCAG ATTTATCCAGTTGTTCAGATCTATGACGAAAATGACCGTATGTTGGATGAGCGTAAAATCGAAATACAGCCGATGACCTTTGAACCCCAATGGAATGAAGAGGTACTATTCGCGCTGAGCGGTCGacctgtgacgtcactaaaCGTGCAGGTGCGCCTATACGAGCTGGACTCGTTTTCGAATCAGCACGTGATTGGCTGCATCAAGCTCCCGTTGGCCGAGCAGAGTTTTGAGGAGTCTAGGGCGGACTGGTATGACCTGGAAGATGAGCATAAG ATCGAGTGTGATTATGTCGGCGAAGTATTACTATCGCTGAATTATTTCCCGACAACACAACGACTAACAATCGTTGTACTTAAAGCGAGGAATCTCAAGATCGACAATGTGTCCGGTCTCTGGG GTCCACTAGTCAAAGTCTTTTTCCACGTCAACAAGCGGCGGGTTGGCCGTAAGCGGACCGCTATGCAGAAGAAGACGTTTAACCCGGTCTACAACGAAGCCTTCGCGTTCAAAGTGTCCCAAGAAGCAATGCCCAAGATCACCTTCCGTATCCTGGTGGTCAGCAAGACGTCCCACGGACAAGACGAAGTCCTAGGTCACGTGACTCTAGGCCAAAATGTGATTGGCTCTGGCTTTTCTCACTGGAGTCACATGTTAGCCACGTTGCGGAAACCTGTTGCCATGTGGCATCCCATAATTCCTTTCACCTga
- the LOC5502676 gene encoding synaptotagmin-6, with protein MLNLSEQAQIGIVSGAAGVLVLMVICMVCKLRRLNNTVYNDMPLKPKPSLQPQCSDCVIERHRDPNESLEIQSASFSQPSKKGTLKFTLIYQTEFNNLIIQVINGHEIVGRDFWDNAVDSYVQLKLDPDPGNVYKGKTSISRKTTEPYYNETFQFSIEMEKLADAILSLLVMEVDRYSRHHVIGQIDLELGDVVLANQMVAMEMEILEAYKSRLGLGDLLVSLSYMPTAERLSVVIMKARNLNPPFSEWSSQPRDISPFVKVVLLFDGQKVKKKKTSTRKQEKNPVYNESMLFDIPPHFLHRVILLISVADKPSDSRRSDIIGRVVIGSPSSGEALSHWNQMLVSPRRPIAAWHKLRL; from the exons ATGCTGAACCTTAGCGAGCAGGCTCAAATAGGTATTGTCAGCGGTGCTGCGGGGGTCCTTGTTCTTATGGTCATATGCATGGTATGCAAACTGCGCAGACTCAATAACACTGTATACAACGACATGCCACTCAAACCAAAGCCAAGCCTCCAGCCACAATGCAGCGACTGCGTCATTGAGAGGCACAGGGATCCCAATGAGTCTTTGGAAATCCAAAGCGCAAGTTTCTCTCAGCCATCCAAGAAAGGGACCCTCAAGTTTACTCTTATTTACCAAACTGAATTCAATAACTTGATTATCCAGGTTATTAATGGGCATGAGATTGTTGGCCGCGATTTCTGGGACAATGCCGTCGACTCTTATGTCCAGTTAAAACTAGACCCCGATCCAGGAAACGTGTACAAGGGGAAGACTAGCATTTCTAGGAAAACCACAGAACCTTATTACAATGAAACGTTCCAGTTTAGTATTGAGATGGAAAAACTAGCAGACGCAATACTCTCTTTGCTGGTGATGGAGGTTGACCGTTACTCACGGCACCACGTGATTGGTCAAATTGACTTAGAGTTAGGTGACGTGGTCTTAGCAAATCAAATGGTTGCCATGGAGATGGAGATCCTTGAGGCATATAAG TCTCGTTTGGGTCTTGGTGATCTTCTCGTCTCCCTTAGCTACATGCCCACCGCAGAACGCCTCTCGGTTGTCATAATGAAGGCAAGGAACCTTAACCCCCCATTTTCTGAGTGGAGCAGCCAGCCGAGGGACATTA GCCCATTTGTGAAAGTCGTGTTACTGTTTGACGGCcaaaaggtaaaaaagaagaaaacctCGACACGAAAACAAGAGAAGAACCCAGTGTACAACGAGTCTATGTTATTTGATATACCGCCACATTTTCTACACAG aGTTATTCTTCTCATTTCTGTTGCCGACAAACCGAGTGATAGCCGACGAAGTGACATCATCGGACGGGTGGTCATCGGCTCACCCTCGTCAGGCGAAGCCTTGAGTCACTGGAATCAAATGCTCGTGTCACCAAGGCGACCGATCGCGGCATGGCACAAGCTTAGGCTATAA